Proteins from one Clostridia bacterium genomic window:
- a CDS encoding VOC family protein yields the protein MANQVVENCGFHHIALSASDFEKSLKFYTEGLGFTVYRSWIAGSGKKIALLDMGNGNCIELFSDGEKAEYPAEPAGSYFHLALNTTDAKSAYEKAIAYGAPSHKAPAEYTLPAQPPIEAVIAFVKGPDGELIEFFQQMN from the coding sequence ATGGCAAATCAGGTAGTTGAAAATTGCGGATTTCATCATATTGCACTTTCCGCATCGGATTTTGAAAAATCTTTAAAATTTTATACCGAGGGCTTGGGCTTTACGGTGTATCGCAGTTGGATTGCAGGGTCGGGTAAGAAAATTGCACTTCTTGACATGGGTAACGGCAACTGCATTGAGCTGTTTTCGGACGGAGAAAAGGCGGAATACCCGGCAGAGCCTGCAGGAAGCTATTTTCACCTGGCATTAAACACTACAGATGCGAAGTCGGCTTATGAAAAGGCGATCGCTTACGGTGCACCGTCTCATAAAGCACCTGCAGAATACACCTTGCCGGCACAGCCTCCCATTGAAGCGGTTATTGCTTTCGTAAAGGGTCCTGACGGTGAACTGATTGAATTTTTTCAGCAGATGAACTGA
- a CDS encoding U32 family peptidase, whose translation MELLAPAGSFEALKAAVSAGADAVYFGGTAFNARVFGKNFTDEEVVQAASYCRRFGVKAYLTLNTLVSDQEKDGLDAFLQMINDSCIDGLIVQDLGLARMLRRILPDLPIHASTQMTICNLDGVKTAAEMGFSRVVLSRELPASEIEYITKNSPVEIEAFIHGALCMCYSGQCYLSSVIGERSGNRGKCAQPCRKAYGNGYELSLKDLCMAEDFVSFMQTGVHSLKIEGRMKSPAYVAGVVSVYRKLIDQNRNATPEEMQFLAELFSREGFTNGYYKDKTGRQMFGIRTEQDKAQSREAEVEIPEKKIKINASFTAGKDEPMKLMFYNETHCAEAVGDIPLIAEKNETSVSDCEKQLSKLGNTDFVMDTLQCDIEKGLFIPVGALNRLRRACVEAFEAELTKKEPRRFLASLPAVLEVAQTGRKIAVCNTKEQAEAIAGYVDEIRLPLHLIDRNYGEKTAVLLPFVIWDREWKRVEEKLELVKAFGITKAVCRNIGQLARAKEKGFLVATDTGLNVFNSESILMLKELGVSEVTLSMEANAGQIRDMKKALPASTVVYGRYPVMVMQNCIMKNKNACIDFKGYGLLKDETDRAFPVFCEMPHRNVIYNACPLYIGDKEKLLPDTDHVFLFTTESGAEAKRILTMYENGETAEFAFTRGFYNKKV comes from the coding sequence ATGGAACTGTTGGCACCCGCAGGCTCGTTTGAAGCCTTAAAAGCAGCTGTAAGCGCCGGTGCAGATGCGGTGTATTTTGGCGGAACGGCATTCAATGCCAGAGTGTTCGGCAAAAATTTTACCGATGAAGAGGTTGTGCAGGCTGCATCATATTGCCGCAGGTTTGGTGTTAAGGCATATCTGACCTTAAATACATTGGTGTCCGACCAGGAAAAAGACGGACTGGATGCCTTTTTACAGATGATAAACGATTCTTGCATTGATGGCTTGATTGTGCAGGATTTGGGTCTTGCAAGAATGCTGAGACGTATTTTACCCGACCTTCCCATTCACGCCAGCACACAAATGACAATTTGTAATTTAGACGGTGTAAAAACCGCCGCGGAAATGGGCTTTTCGAGGGTGGTACTGTCCAGAGAATTGCCTGCATCCGAAATTGAATATATCACGAAAAACTCTCCCGTGGAGATTGAAGCTTTTATTCACGGCGCTCTTTGCATGTGCTATTCGGGACAGTGCTATTTAAGCAGTGTTATTGGTGAACGAAGCGGTAATCGTGGAAAATGTGCACAGCCCTGCCGTAAAGCCTACGGGAACGGCTATGAGCTTAGCCTTAAGGATTTGTGTATGGCAGAAGATTTTGTTTCGTTTATGCAAACGGGTGTGCATTCGCTGAAAATAGAAGGCAGAATGAAATCGCCTGCGTATGTGGCAGGGGTGGTTTCGGTCTACCGGAAGCTGATTGACCAAAACCGCAATGCAACGCCTGAGGAAATGCAGTTCTTGGCAGAGCTTTTCTCCAGAGAGGGCTTTACAAACGGATATTATAAAGATAAAACAGGCAGGCAGATGTTTGGCATTCGTACCGAGCAGGACAAGGCACAAAGCCGTGAGGCGGAAGTGGAAATCCCTGAAAAGAAGATTAAAATCAACGCAAGCTTTACGGCGGGAAAAGATGAGCCGATGAAGCTGATGTTTTATAACGAAACCCATTGTGCCGAAGCGGTAGGGGATATTCCGCTGATCGCGGAGAAAAACGAAACCTCTGTGTCGGATTGTGAAAAACAGCTTTCAAAGCTTGGCAATACCGATTTTGTGATGGATACTTTGCAATGCGATATAGAAAAGGGCTTGTTTATACCTGTTGGCGCGTTAAACCGCCTGCGTCGTGCGTGTGTGGAAGCCTTTGAGGCGGAATTGACAAAAAAAGAGCCGAGACGCTTTTTGGCTTCATTGCCGGCTGTTTTGGAGGTGGCACAGACCGGGCGGAAAATTGCGGTTTGCAATACCAAAGAGCAAGCTGAGGCGATAGCGGGTTATGTAGATGAAATCCGCCTGCCACTTCATCTGATTGACCGAAATTACGGCGAAAAAACCGCTGTTTTATTGCCCTTTGTGATTTGGGACAGAGAGTGGAAACGGGTAGAAGAAAAGCTGGAGCTTGTAAAAGCGTTTGGAATTACCAAAGCAGTCTGCCGGAATATCGGACAGCTTGCAAGGGCGAAAGAAAAAGGTTTTTTAGTTGCAACAGATACGGGGCTGAATGTATTCAACAGCGAAAGCATTTTAATGCTTAAGGAGTTGGGCGTGAGCGAGGTAACTCTTTCTATGGAAGCCAATGCCGGTCAGATTCGGGATATGAAAAAAGCATTGCCCGCTTCGACGGTGGTGTACGGACGGTATCCTGTTATGGTGATGCAAAATTGTATTATGAAGAACAAAAATGCGTGCATTGATTTTAAGGGGTACGGGCTGTTAAAGGATGAAACCGACCGTGCGTTTCCTGTGTTTTGCGAGATGCCCCATCGAAATGTGATTTACAACGCGTGTCCGCTGTATATCGGGGATAAAGAAAAGCTTTTGCCTGATACCGATCATGTTTTTCTGTTTACAACAGAAAGCGGAGCAGAGGCGAAGCGGATTTTAACCATGTATGAAAACGGGGAGACGGCAGAGTTTGCCTTTACCCGTGGATTTTATAACAAAAAAGTTTAA